A stretch of Candidatus Palauibacter australiensis DNA encodes these proteins:
- a CDS encoding 6-bladed beta-propeller yields MIGGNQGPVHPPIIGGLEGRMGDRIMLKVVLAVVAVFAAAAGLSAQERRDTLVAVAGLAVPDSVPLTYIVQLVQAADGSVFMLDARTEGVLAFGPDGSFRRRIGRRGEGPGELLSPWRLGLLGRDTLWVADARRRVNLYDASTGESLADFGPATWDAATADGEIVRPFAALADQSIMAFRWAERDVLAEVLAFRVERGADPEGSPLALLDLRDRSVAARIPTGDGSLQLRNPFSHSDMIAVGPGGRRVAVIRRPTPAGSPAFFVVERHDVLRGIVDTVKVSYEPRPLDAGEIRAWAEDLEAVERVVELGAFPSRSAAVGAVMEALDAPGHHPPVENRGRGIIDEGVIMDPNGDMWFQIHDPSGRSNEWIVISGEGRAGEVSTVAAPEDARLLAVSGDRVWAEVRDAFDVPAVQVLRVRRAGG; encoded by the coding sequence ATGATCGGAGGAAACCAGGGCCCGGTGCATCCTCCGATCATCGGCGGCCTCGAAGGACGGATGGGGGATCGGATCATGCTCAAGGTGGTGCTTGCCGTCGTGGCGGTGTTCGCCGCAGCCGCGGGCCTCTCGGCCCAGGAGCGTCGCGACACGCTCGTCGCGGTCGCCGGCCTGGCGGTCCCCGACAGCGTGCCCCTCACGTACATCGTGCAGTTGGTCCAAGCGGCGGACGGGTCAGTGTTCATGCTCGATGCGCGCACGGAAGGCGTGTTGGCGTTCGGCCCGGACGGGTCCTTCCGGCGGCGAATCGGTCGGCGTGGCGAGGGTCCGGGCGAATTGCTTTCGCCGTGGCGTCTCGGGCTGCTGGGGCGCGACACGCTGTGGGTCGCGGATGCGCGGCGCCGCGTCAACCTCTATGATGCTTCGACCGGGGAGAGCCTGGCGGACTTCGGCCCGGCCACGTGGGATGCCGCGACGGCGGACGGCGAGATCGTGCGACCGTTCGCGGCCCTGGCGGACCAGAGCATAATGGCCTTCAGGTGGGCGGAGAGGGACGTACTGGCGGAGGTGCTCGCATTTCGCGTCGAGCGCGGGGCCGATCCGGAAGGCTCTCCCCTTGCGCTTCTGGACCTTCGGGACCGATCCGTCGCGGCCCGGATACCGACGGGCGACGGCAGCCTGCAACTGCGCAATCCGTTTTCTCACAGTGATATGATCGCCGTGGGGCCCGGCGGGCGGCGCGTCGCGGTCATCCGGCGTCCGACGCCAGCGGGCTCGCCCGCGTTCTTCGTCGTGGAGCGGCACGACGTGTTGCGAGGTATCGTGGACACCGTGAAGGTGTCGTACGAGCCGCGCCCCCTCGACGCCGGCGAGATCCGGGCGTGGGCGGAAGATCTCGAGGCCGTGGAGCGGGTGGTCGAACTCGGCGCGTTCCCCAGCCGCTCGGCAGCGGTCGGCGCGGTGATGGAGGCGCTCGACGCGCCCGGCCACCACCCGCCGGTCGAGAATCGCGGGCGGGGCATCATCGACGAGGGTGTGATCATGGACCCGAACGGCGACATGTGGTTTCAAATCCACGACCCGTCCGGTCGGTCGAACGAGTGGATCGTCATCTCCGGGGAGGGTCGCGCGGGCGAGGTGTCGACTGTGGCGGCCCCCGAGGATGCCCGGCTGCTCGCCGTGAGCGGAGACCGGGTGTGGGCAGAGGTGCGCGATGCGTTCGACGTGCCCGCGGTTCAAGTACTACGGGTCAGGCGCGCCGGCGGATGA
- a CDS encoding carboxypeptidase-like regulatory domain-containing protein, translating into MIRYAGVRAALAASFALALLALAVAAQEPGARLTGILVSEGDGAPVDGAVVSLDGVDGVVVWETLSNASGAFSLPLPPPGTYRVRVSRIGYESWTSGPIRIDSAQATGPLRLEIPVRAVPLPELLVTEQTDCPTTPEERRRAFELYESVLPALVSMSAEEVFDSLVVRLDRPVRVWRRGSFRYVQDTVTVVVPKALNNAAPTHLEAFGYAEAVNDSTTTFYAPDGEALASPGFLATHCLSTTKAEDEVTAGLSFQPRLDRDVVDVQGVLWIDTVAVEPQKLEFRYTSLRPFLRRYLLPNLESHVLSRRQEELGRRVRFHAIELIESDYGGALHFERIEGGGWLVREWRIVRPHLAIFFRSDVVLGAYVRPKAVPLTHSGRILAIFRSQRDKGGR; encoded by the coding sequence ATGATTCGTTACGCCGGTGTCCGCGCGGCCCTCGCCGCGAGCTTCGCGTTGGCCCTGCTTGCGCTTGCGGTCGCCGCGCAGGAGCCCGGCGCGCGGCTGACGGGCATCCTCGTGTCGGAGGGCGACGGGGCGCCCGTGGACGGGGCGGTCGTGTCGCTCGACGGTGTCGACGGCGTCGTCGTGTGGGAGACGCTGTCGAACGCCAGCGGCGCGTTCAGCCTGCCGCTCCCGCCTCCGGGCACGTACCGCGTGCGGGTGTCGCGCATCGGCTACGAGTCGTGGACCTCCGGCCCGATCCGCATCGACTCCGCGCAGGCGACCGGCCCCCTGCGCCTCGAGATCCCGGTGCGGGCAGTGCCGCTCCCGGAGCTGCTGGTCACGGAGCAGACCGACTGTCCGACGACGCCCGAGGAGCGGCGGCGTGCGTTCGAACTTTACGAATCGGTTCTCCCGGCCCTCGTCTCGATGTCGGCCGAAGAGGTCTTCGACTCTCTGGTCGTTCGGCTGGATCGACCGGTCAGGGTGTGGAGACGCGGCAGCTTCCGATATGTGCAGGACACAGTAACGGTTGTCGTGCCGAAGGCCCTGAACAACGCGGCGCCGACACACCTCGAGGCGTTCGGGTACGCGGAGGCGGTCAACGACTCAACCACCACCTTCTACGCCCCTGACGGAGAAGCGCTGGCGTCGCCGGGCTTCCTCGCGACGCACTGCCTCAGCACGACGAAGGCAGAGGATGAGGTCACCGCGGGGCTGTCCTTCCAGCCCAGGCTCGACCGCGATGTGGTCGATGTCCAGGGCGTCCTGTGGATCGATACGGTCGCCGTGGAACCGCAGAAGTTGGAGTTTAGGTATACCTCCTTGCGTCCGTTCTTGCGGAGATACCTGCTGCCGAACCTGGAGAGTCATGTACTATCGCGGCGCCAGGAGGAACTGGGGCGTCGCGTCAGGTTCCACGCGATCGAGTTGATCGAGTCGGACTACGGCGGCGCCCTCCACTTCGAGCGAATCGAAGGTGGCGGGTGGCTTGTGCGCGAGTGGAGGATCGTTCGTCCACACCTTGCCATCTTCTTTCGTAGCGACGTCGTCCTCGGAGCGTACGTCCGGCCGAAGGCTGTTCCGCTAACGCACAGCGGCAGAATCCTCGCGATCTTCCGGTCGCAGCGGGACAAAGGTGGACGTTGA
- a CDS encoding carboxypeptidase-like regulatory domain-containing protein: MTAPASIGAAFVASFALGLLAPVVAAQEPGARLTGLLLSEGDGAPVDGALVSLDGLDGAVVWETLSNASGSFSLPLPPPGTYRVRVSRIGYDSWTSGPIRIDSAQVSEPLRLEIPVRAVPLPELMVTEQTDCPTTPEERRRAFALYESVLPILDSTSAADTRDSLLVRLERPIRIWNRGRFRRARDTVTVMVSEALPNASPGHLETYGYGDIVGDSMTTFYAPDGAALASPGFLATHCLSTAEAETGTEVAAGLAFEPRPGREVVDVRGVLWIDTVANEPRELAFNYTSLRPFLRRYLVPPLRDYHERRLPGRRASVGTIGIEESRFGGQLRFERVGGDRWLIREWRMLRPRLVSRSFSAPRTGTTLLPLAVPDEYSGEVLALFRRTDRSPR; the protein is encoded by the coding sequence TTGACCGCGCCCGCATCCATCGGCGCGGCCTTCGTCGCGAGCTTCGCGCTGGGCCTGCTTGCGCCCGTGGTCGCCGCTCAGGAGCCCGGCGCGCGGCTGACGGGCCTCCTCTTGTCGGAGGGCGACGGCGCGCCAGTGGACGGGGCGCTCGTATCGCTCGACGGTCTCGACGGCGCCGTCGTGTGGGAGACGCTGTCGAACGCCAGCGGCTCGTTCAGCCTGCCGCTGCCGCCTCCGGGCACGTACCGCGTGCGCGTGTCGCGCATCGGCTACGATTCCTGGACCTCCGGCCCGATCCGCATCGACTCCGCGCAGGTGTCCGAACCCCTTCGCCTCGAGATCCCGGTGCGGGCGGTGCCGCTCCCGGAGTTGATGGTGACGGAGCAGACCGACTGTCCGACGACGCCCGAGGAGCGGCGGCGTGCGTTCGCACTCTACGAGTCCGTCCTCCCGATCCTGGATTCGACGTCCGCCGCCGACACTCGCGACTCTCTGCTTGTGCGGCTGGAACGGCCGATCAGGATTTGGAATCGCGGCAGGTTCCGCCGTGCACGGGACACTGTCACCGTCATGGTCTCGGAGGCGCTGCCCAACGCGTCGCCGGGACATCTGGAGACGTACGGGTACGGCGACATAGTTGGTGATTCGATGACCACCTTCTACGCCCCGGACGGTGCCGCGCTGGCGTCGCCAGGGTTCCTCGCGACGCACTGCCTGAGCACGGCCGAGGCCGAGACTGGGACTGAGGTCGCGGCCGGGCTGGCGTTCGAGCCGAGGCCCGGCCGGGAGGTTGTCGATGTCAGGGGCGTGCTGTGGATCGACACCGTGGCCAACGAACCGCGGGAACTGGCGTTCAACTACACCTCGCTGCGGCCGTTCCTCCGGCGATACCTGGTTCCGCCGCTACGGGATTACCACGAGCGTCGCTTACCGGGCCGCCGCGCCAGCGTTGGCACCATCGGCATCGAGGAGTCTCGTTTCGGAGGGCAACTTCGCTTCGAGCGTGTTGGCGGTGATCGTTGGCTGATCCGCGAGTGGCGGATGCTCAGGCCGCGCTTGGTGTCTCGCTCTTTCTCAGCTCCGCGCACGGGGACCACCCTCTTGCCCCTCGCGGTGCCCGACGAGTACAGCGGCGAGGTGCTTGCGCTGTTCCGCCGCACCGACCGTTCTCCGCGATGA
- a CDS encoding nucleoside deaminase has protein sequence MNDEFMRRAIDLSERSVEEGGGPFGAVVVKDGEIVAEGTNRVTLDNDPTAHAEIQAIRRACDRLGTFDLGGCEIYASCEPCPMCLGAIYWSRIRRVYYANTREDAARIRFSDEDIYDEFSLPPEERRIVSLVRIPAARAGDAFERWTRTQDKTPY, from the coding sequence ATGAATGACGAGTTCATGAGGCGGGCCATCGACCTGTCCGAACGCAGCGTGGAGGAGGGTGGCGGACCGTTCGGCGCCGTCGTGGTGAAGGACGGCGAGATCGTCGCGGAGGGAACGAACCGCGTCACGCTGGACAACGACCCCACGGCACACGCCGAAATCCAGGCGATTCGAAGGGCCTGCGACCGGCTGGGAACGTTCGATCTCGGCGGTTGCGAGATCTACGCGAGCTGCGAACCGTGCCCGATGTGCCTGGGAGCGATCTACTGGAGCCGGATCCGCCGCGTGTACTACGCGAACACTCGGGAGGACGCGGCGCGCATCCGGTTCAGCGACGAGGACATCTACGACGAGTTCTCCCTGCCACCCGAGGAGCGCCGGATCGTCTCGCTCGTGCGGATCCCCGCCGCCAGGGCGGGGGACGCCTTCGAGCGCTGGACCCGAACACAGGACAAGACGCCGTACTAA
- a CDS encoding EamA family transporter, which produces MTNSKGGRHSRRARDLTVDLGLLATAIIWGINFSVVKIVLRELDPLAFNAVRFPFAALAVLFLLRATGRPVLPPRSEWPRVVGLAVVGHVIFQATFIYGIDLTLTGNAALLLSTSPVWVLLIASALGRERFSLAMLLGVAATIAGMAILITGGTQEVGGAGLGDLLVLGAALSWASFTVFGRRITKRRGALEVTGWTLWAALPVIVAMGIPDLTRVDWSSIPVGIWFATAYTGVFGIAIAYLLWSRGMKTIGQSRTAVYQNLVPVIALATAWMWLGETPTPQQLAGAAVILSGIAVARGLAGRRRRRAP; this is translated from the coding sequence TTGACGAACTCGAAGGGCGGCCGGCACTCCCGGCGCGCGCGCGACCTCACGGTCGACCTCGGACTCCTGGCGACGGCGATCATCTGGGGGATCAACTTCTCCGTCGTGAAGATCGTCCTGCGGGAACTCGATCCGCTCGCGTTCAACGCGGTGCGCTTCCCGTTCGCGGCGCTGGCCGTCCTGTTCCTCCTCCGGGCCACCGGGCGGCCGGTCCTCCCGCCGCGGAGCGAGTGGCCGCGGGTTGTGGGACTCGCGGTGGTGGGCCACGTGATCTTCCAGGCCACCTTCATCTACGGGATCGACCTGACGCTGACCGGGAACGCGGCGCTGCTCCTCTCCACGAGTCCCGTGTGGGTGCTCCTCATCGCGTCCGCGCTCGGGCGGGAGCGATTCAGCCTCGCGATGCTCCTGGGTGTCGCCGCGACGATCGCCGGGATGGCGATCCTCATCACCGGCGGCACGCAGGAAGTCGGAGGCGCCGGTCTCGGCGATCTGCTCGTCCTCGGGGCCGCGCTCTCCTGGGCGTCCTTCACCGTCTTCGGACGGCGCATCACGAAGCGCCGCGGGGCGCTGGAGGTGACGGGGTGGACGCTCTGGGCCGCCCTTCCCGTCATCGTCGCCATGGGGATCCCGGACCTGACGCGCGTCGACTGGAGTTCGATCCCGGTGGGGATCTGGTTCGCGACGGCCTACACGGGCGTCTTCGGGATCGCGATCGCCTACCTGCTCTGGTCGCGGGGCATGAAGACTATCGGACAGAGCCGGACGGCGGTGTACCAGAACCTCGTCCCGGTGATCGCGCTGGCGACGGCGTGGATGTGGCTGGGAGAGACGCCCACGCCGCAGCAACTGGCGGGCGCCGCCGTCATTCTCTCGGGCATCGCCGTGGCGCGCGGTCTCGCCGGACGCCGCCGCCGTCGCGCGCCATGA
- a CDS encoding nucleotidyltransferase family protein, whose protein sequence is MSDERRVAGIVLAAGSSTRMERNKLLLDIGGETLVRRAVRLAGEAGLDPIILVTGRFRGAVEREVANLACAPVFNPDHETGIQTSVACGVAAVPASRGAAVVMLPDMPFVTERMVRTLVERHAETDAPLVVSRYGEVNAPPILYDRSLFGEISRMRAGCGREVVRRHHEQAVLVDWPPDRLRDLDRPDEYESARLELAGVGLRAENLP, encoded by the coding sequence ATGTCCGACGAGCGCCGGGTAGCGGGGATCGTGCTGGCCGCCGGGTCATCGACCCGCATGGAGCGCAACAAGCTCCTGCTGGACATCGGTGGCGAGACCCTCGTGCGCCGGGCCGTCCGCCTCGCGGGTGAGGCCGGACTCGACCCCATCATTCTCGTCACGGGACGTTTCCGGGGGGCGGTCGAACGGGAGGTCGCGAATCTCGCCTGCGCACCGGTGTTCAACCCCGACCACGAGACGGGCATCCAGACCTCCGTGGCGTGCGGGGTCGCCGCGGTGCCGGCGTCCCGCGGGGCCGCCGTCGTCATGCTCCCCGACATGCCCTTCGTGACCGAGCGCATGGTGCGTACGCTGGTGGAACGGCACGCGGAGACCGACGCGCCGCTCGTCGTGTCGCGCTACGGCGAGGTGAACGCGCCGCCCATCCTGTACGACCGCAGCCTGTTCGGCGAGATCTCCCGGATGCGGGCGGGGTGCGGGCGGGAGGTCGTGCGCCGCCACCACGAGCAGGCGGTCCTCGTCGACTGGCCGCCCGACCGGCTCAGGGACCTCGACCGGCCGGATGAGTACGAGTCCGCGCGGCTGGAACTCGCCGGGGTGGGGCTCCGCGCGGAGAATCTCCCGTGA
- a CDS encoding XdhC family protein: MKRDLLDLAARLTSERRPYALATVVRSERPTSGKPGNMALISADGVMHGWIGGSCTRSEVIRHALETLDQGEPRLLAFGSSPGRPDGLVPVPMSCSSGGKVEVHVNPVLPAPVLIVAGRSPVALALVRLGGAMGYTTVAEPSEEVSEDEVLEAAADELVDDLAETAARYAERPRGWRLYGVVATMGRRDERSLAELAAAAPDYLGVIASPTRMEEVRRVLAAHGLDEARIARVRGPAGLNIGAESPEEIAVSILAEIVQLEAQRTGAKAVESSDAGGVRDASAAEAAAGELESRGQATDPVCGMTVPVAGSPSSVFEGEPVYFCCEGCRTRFDASPEAYLQQHVTRGQQ, encoded by the coding sequence GTGAAACGCGACCTGCTCGATCTCGCGGCGCGGCTCACGTCCGAGCGCCGGCCGTACGCGCTGGCCACGGTGGTGCGGAGCGAGCGCCCTACGAGCGGGAAGCCGGGCAACATGGCGCTGATCTCGGCGGACGGCGTCATGCACGGCTGGATCGGCGGCAGTTGCACCCGGTCGGAGGTGATCCGTCACGCGCTGGAGACCCTGGACCAGGGGGAGCCCAGGCTCCTCGCCTTCGGGTCGAGTCCCGGACGCCCGGACGGCCTGGTCCCAGTACCCATGTCCTGCAGCAGCGGAGGGAAGGTGGAAGTGCACGTGAATCCGGTTCTTCCGGCTCCCGTCCTCATCGTGGCGGGACGTTCGCCCGTCGCCCTCGCGCTCGTGCGCCTCGGCGGCGCGATGGGATACACCACCGTAGCCGAGCCTTCCGAAGAGGTCTCCGAAGATGAGGTGCTGGAGGCCGCCGCCGACGAACTCGTGGACGATCTGGCCGAGACGGCGGCGCGCTACGCCGAACGCCCCCGCGGCTGGAGGCTGTACGGGGTCGTCGCCACCATGGGACGCCGAGACGAGCGCTCGCTCGCGGAGTTGGCGGCCGCCGCCCCGGACTACCTGGGCGTGATCGCCTCCCCCACCCGGATGGAAGAAGTGCGCCGCGTCCTCGCCGCTCACGGACTCGACGAGGCCCGGATCGCCCGGGTTCGGGGGCCCGCCGGGCTGAATATCGGCGCCGAAAGCCCCGAGGAGATCGCCGTGAGCATCCTCGCGGAAATCGTCCAGCTCGAGGCACAACGGACGGGGGCGAAGGCGGTCGAGTCCAGCGACGCGGGCGGGGTCCGTGACGCGTCCGCGGCGGAAGCGGCGGCTGGCGAGCTGGAGAGCCGGGGGCAGGCGACGGATCCCGTCTGCGGCATGACCGTCCCGGTGGCGGGTTCTCCGTCCTCCGTCTTCGAGGGGGAGCCCGTCTACTTCTGCTGCGAGGGCTGCCGAACTCGATTCGACGCCTCGCCGGAAGCATATCTCCAGCAACACGTGACGAGGGGGCAGCAATGA
- a CDS encoding SRPBCC family protein: protein MRIEEGFTIDAPAAEVWAILSDPRQLSELLPGAEITEQIDDTTWEGGMTVKVGPLVAAYTGTVSFELNEEERSAVVRALGQGKAGMGTADMTMNSRVAALPDGGSEVTMDSDVTVTGILAQLGRGMTQVVSKRMLQEFVRRLTSALEDEPKEAEE from the coding sequence ATGAGAATCGAGGAAGGGTTCACGATCGACGCGCCCGCCGCCGAGGTGTGGGCGATTCTCTCCGACCCGCGGCAGCTCTCCGAACTCCTGCCGGGGGCGGAAATCACGGAGCAAATCGACGACACGACCTGGGAGGGCGGCATGACCGTCAAGGTCGGACCCCTCGTCGCCGCCTATACCGGGACAGTATCCTTCGAGTTGAACGAAGAGGAGCGGTCCGCGGTGGTCCGCGCGCTGGGCCAGGGCAAGGCCGGCATGGGTACCGCCGACATGACGATGAACAGCCGGGTGGCGGCGCTGCCGGACGGCGGGTCCGAGGTGACGATGGACTCGGACGTCACCGTCACGGGGATCCTCGCGCAGCTCGGCCGCGGCATGACCCAGGTCGTCTCCAAGCGAATGTTGCAGGAGTTCGTCAGGCGATTGACGAGCGCCCTCGAGGACGAGCCGAAGGAGGCAGAGGAATGA
- a CDS encoding xanthine dehydrogenase family protein subunit M yields MIPPQFDYHAPAELEDAIGLLGELDDAKVISGGQSLLPMMKLRLASPAHIIDIGRIPGLDTIEERDGYLRIGALVTETQLEESAAVADRYPILLDTARVIADPLVRNRATVCGNIAHGDPANDHPATMLALRARVVATGPNGERTIDIDDFFHGLFMTALGEDEILTEIRIPVPSAGSGGAYVKLERKVGDYAVAGAAVQLTLDDDGKVTQAGVGLTNLGFAPIRATAAEETLLGADFVPAGGLRGAIERVRDAITKAPDADEVIAAAAQAAADMTEPVEDRRGSVEYKRNMARVLTARAIRQALARAGAGG; encoded by the coding sequence ATGATTCCCCCGCAGTTCGACTACCACGCGCCGGCCGAACTGGAAGACGCGATCGGCCTCCTCGGTGAACTGGACGACGCGAAGGTGATTTCGGGCGGGCAGAGCCTCCTCCCGATGATGAAGCTTCGGCTCGCCTCTCCCGCACACATCATCGACATCGGCCGCATCCCCGGGCTCGACACGATCGAGGAACGGGACGGCTACCTCCGCATCGGCGCGCTCGTGACCGAGACGCAACTCGAGGAATCCGCGGCGGTGGCCGACCGCTATCCGATCCTGCTCGACACCGCCCGCGTGATCGCGGACCCGCTCGTGCGCAACCGCGCCACGGTGTGCGGCAACATCGCCCACGGCGACCCGGCGAACGACCACCCGGCTACGATGCTCGCCCTGCGCGCCCGCGTCGTCGCCACCGGGCCCAATGGCGAGCGCACGATCGACATCGACGACTTCTTCCACGGTCTCTTCATGACCGCGCTCGGGGAGGACGAGATCCTCACGGAGATCCGGATCCCGGTCCCTTCCGCCGGCAGCGGCGGCGCCTACGTGAAGCTCGAGCGCAAGGTGGGCGACTACGCCGTGGCCGGCGCGGCGGTGCAGCTCACGCTGGACGACGACGGCAAGGTGACGCAGGCCGGCGTCGGGCTCACGAACCTGGGCTTCGCGCCCATCCGTGCGACCGCCGCCGAAGAGACGCTGCTCGGCGCGGACTTCGTGCCGGCGGGCGGGCTGCGTGGCGCCATCGAGCGGGTCCGCGACGCGATCACGAAGGCGCCCGACGCGGACGAGGTCATCGCCGCCGCCGCCCAGGCCGCGGCCGACATGACCGAACCGGTCGAGGACCGGCGCGGCTCCGTCGAATACAAGAGGAACATGGCCCGCGTGCTGACGGCGAGAGCCATACGCCAGGCGCTCGCGCGCGCCGGAGCGGGAGGATAG
- a CDS encoding (2Fe-2S)-binding protein gives MATIPIRVTVNGEAHETQVEARMLLVHLIRDELRLTGTHIGCDTTHCGACTVLIDGKPTKSCTVLAVQADGAEIGTVEGLAGADGMHALQEGFWEKHGLQCGFCTPGMLMTGAALLEANPNPSEAEIREAISGNLCRCTGYVNIVKAVQYAAEKMGAAAAETANAATDGEDS, from the coding sequence ATGGCGACAATTCCGATCCGCGTCACCGTGAACGGCGAGGCGCATGAGACTCAGGTCGAGGCGCGCATGCTGCTCGTCCACCTGATCCGCGATGAGCTGCGGCTCACCGGCACCCACATCGGCTGCGACACGACCCATTGCGGCGCCTGCACCGTGCTGATCGACGGCAAGCCGACGAAGTCGTGCACCGTGCTCGCCGTGCAGGCCGACGGGGCCGAGATCGGGACCGTGGAGGGGCTCGCCGGAGCCGACGGCATGCACGCGCTCCAGGAGGGCTTCTGGGAGAAGCACGGCCTCCAGTGCGGCTTCTGCACGCCCGGCATGCTGATGACCGGCGCCGCCCTCCTCGAGGCGAACCCGAACCCGAGCGAGGCCGAGATCCGCGAGGCGATCTCCGGCAATCTCTGCCGCTGCACCGGCTACGTGAACATCGTGAAGGCGGTGCAGTACGCCGCCGAGAAGATGGGCGCCGCCGCCGCCGAAACCGCCAACGCCGCGACCGACGGGGAGGACAGCTGA